A stretch of Candidatus Latescibacterota bacterium DNA encodes these proteins:
- a CDS encoding class I SAM-dependent methyltransferase produces MSSNRVSEKTHWNEFWKKSTELSEVYDNEGRVSRHFSRLEGLDGKKILEVGAGSGRDGIFMAGKGASVVSLDYSPDSLRMISGQISQKDDVSVCCGDAFALPFPEGTFDLVFHQGLLEHFRNPGDMIREHHRVLKKGGYILVDVPQRYHYYTPLKHIFIAMGKWFAGWETEFSPGELERLLKKNSYEIVMTYGEYLNPPIWFRILRKGLMPFGMTLPMYPKLFTGSRRALTGIRERFLATRFGLHTSVVIGTIARKV; encoded by the coding sequence ATGAGTTCGAACAGAGTGTCGGAAAAGACGCATTGGAACGAGTTCTGGAAGAAGTCGACTGAACTGTCCGAGGTATACGACAACGAGGGAAGAGTCAGTCGACATTTTTCACGACTTGAGGGCCTGGACGGGAAAAAAATTCTGGAAGTGGGTGCCGGATCGGGACGAGACGGGATATTTATGGCCGGGAAAGGTGCCTCGGTCGTATCTCTCGATTATTCTCCAGATAGTCTTAGAATGATCTCGGGCCAGATTTCGCAGAAGGATGATGTCTCCGTATGCTGCGGCGATGCATTTGCCCTGCCATTCCCCGAAGGGACTTTCGACCTGGTATTCCATCAAGGACTTCTCGAACATTTCCGCAATCCTGGCGACATGATCAGGGAGCATCACCGAGTGCTGAAAAAAGGTGGATATATTCTGGTAGATGTGCCCCAGCGGTATCACTATTACACGCCCTTGAAGCATATCTTCATAGCGATGGGCAAGTGGTTTGCCGGATGGGAGACCGAATTTTCTCCCGGAGAGCTTGAAAGACTGCTCAAAAAGAACTCATACGAGATCGTCATGACATATGGAGAATATCTCAACCCGCCCATCTGGTTCAGGATACTTCGAAAAGGGTTGATGCCGTTTGGGATGACTCTGCCGATGTATCCGAAGCTATTCACCGGATCGAGGCGTGCCCTGACGGGTATAAGAGAAAGATTTCTGGCCACGAGGTTCGGGCTGCATACTTCCGTTGTGATCGGAACGATAGCCAGAAAGGTATA
- the nusB gene encoding transcription antitermination factor NusB: MSRRRKARETALQTLYASEVSGKAWEEALVDMLGRRKPSEEAEEYARRIVRHVSESKDELDKMIIESLENWRFDRVSIIDRMILRIALAELIHCQEVPVNVIINEAIEIAHKFSSSKAGKFVNGILDKLAREVREDGGS, translated from the coding sequence ATGAGTCGCAGAAGAAAAGCCAGAGAAACGGCTCTCCAGACCCTTTACGCTTCCGAAGTCTCAGGCAAAGCCTGGGAGGAAGCACTCGTCGACATGCTCGGGAGAAGGAAACCTTCCGAGGAGGCGGAGGAGTATGCCAGGCGTATTGTTCGCCATGTCTCGGAATCGAAGGATGAGCTGGATAAAATGATCATTGAGAGTCTGGAGAACTGGCGGTTTGACAGAGTCTCGATCATAGATCGTATGATACTTCGGATTGCGCTGGCTGAACTGATACACTGCCAGGAAGTCCCAGTCAACGTGATCATTAACGAGGCAATCGAGATCGCGCACAAATTCAGCTCCAGCAAAGCTGGAAAATTCGTGAACGGTATCCTTGACAAGCTTGCTCGCGAAGTCAGGGAAGACGGGGGTTCGTGA